TTATCAGCAAGGATGCGTCTCGCGAGGAACCGGTTCAGGGCCTGGGAGCGCTCCTGCTGGCACTTGACCTCGATCCCCGACGGCACGTGCTTCAGATAGACGCACGTCGAGGTCTTGTTCACGTTCTGGCCGCCGTGGCCCCGGGACCGCACGAACTTCTCCACGATGTCCCTCTCTTCTATGCCCAACCGTTCCATCCTCTCCCTGAGGGATCTCTCCTTCTCGGGAGTCACCGAGAATCGCGCGGATACTGTCATCAAAGAGCCTCCGTGAAGAGGATACACCATCAGGCATTCATTTCAAAACCCAAAAATATGTTCCCGCCGGGGGACGGGACCATAATACGCGGAAGGAAGTAATATCTCACTGGTCCCAGGGACCGCAAGGAACCGTTCTCGAGGAGTGGAAGGATGAATATCATCGGAAAGACCGTGGTTTTTGCGGTCGTCGCATGCGGAGCCCTCTGCGGATGCAGCGGGCAGACGGAGCCCGGACGCGCGCCGAAGCCTCAGGCGGCGGCGGACGCGCGCTACGGGAAGGAACTGGAAGAGATAAGAAAGAGCTTGAGGGGCGACATCAGGATAAAGCTCCGCAGGGACGGAAAGGGAACCTGCTCCTGGGAGATAACAGGCAAGGACCCGCAGGAGATCGTCAGGGCCGATGCCGTCCTGGGCCGGAGGTTCAATGCCGGGAAGCCCGAGTGAGACCTATCGACCGCCCGTAACGGACCGCGTCTTCGAATTCCTCCATGGAGATTCTCCGTGATATCTCGGGAAATTCGGAAGCCCGGTGACAGGGATAGTACTGGGCCATGATGTTGACGTAGGAATCGGGAGAAAGCTCGGCGCCTATCCGCTCCAGCACCTTTCGCGTGTCCGCTGCCGCTCCCGGCATGACGAGATGCCTGATTATGAGCCCGCGCCGTGCAATTCCCCTCTCATCGACGACAAGATCGCCCACCTGCCGGTGCATCTCCTTTACCGCTTTCCACACCACGGAGGGGTAATCTTCCGCATGGCAGTACCGGGCAGCGAGGGCGGTATCAAGGAATTTGATGTCGGGCATGTAGATGTCGAAGATGCCGTCAAGGAACCGAAGAACCTCCGGAGAGTCGTATCCTCCGCTGTTGTAGACGAGGGGGATGGTGAGACCCTTCTCTATGGCCGAGGGGAGGGCCCTGACGATCTGGTGGACGTAGTGCGTGGGGGTGACAAGGTTTATGTTATGACAACCTTTTCGCTGGAGGTCCGTCATGACGTCGGCGAGGGCGGCAGCCGAACAGCTGACACCTTCTCCCCGGATGCTGATGTCGTGGTTCTGGCAGAAGACGCACCTGAGATTGCAGTGCGTCATGAATATCGTCCCGGAACCGCCCGTTCCGACGAGAGGCCCCTCCTCTCCGAAATGCGGTGAGGCGGAGGAAACGTAAAGGCCGTACGGGGCCTGGCAGTAACCCCTGTCACCGGTCGTTCTGTCGACCATACACTGCCTGGGGCAAAGCATGCAAGGTGACGCAAGGCCGAGTATCTGCTCCAACCTGTCGCCCAGCACGCCCTCCTCGTGCAGCCTCACGTAAGACGGAAAATCGGTCATGACACTTTAAAAATATCACACAATGGTTTACTATAATAGAGCAAAGGACACGGAGCAGGAGGTAGACCCATGAAGAAATTCGAATACACCGTCCGGATCTACTCCATGGAAGAGCTCAAGCGAAGCGGCGTGGATATAGAGGAGGAGAACAATATCGTCTACGCCTGCAGGCCGGGGGGCGAGTGCGAGGTCCACGATGTGGGGGCCGAGCAGCTCGACAATCTTTCCGGTCTGCTCAATGAGATGGGAGCTTCGGGGTGGGAACTCGTGGAGCTCATTTTCCACCAGTCAGGCATTGTCAGCTTTTGGAAGAGAGAAACCGCCGACCGGGAAAGTTCATAACAGGAGGTATCAGATGCCTTTGACGCCGTGGAAGTCTATGTGGGAAACAAAGTTTCCCTCTCTCAGGGAAGAGATGGACCGGGTGTTCGAGGAATTCTTCGGCGAAGCCGGGTTTCCCACGCTTCGCGAGGCCGACTGGCTTCCGGCCGTTGACGTCGTGGAGAGGAAAGGCGAAATCGTTGTTATCATGGACATACCGGCGATAGACCCGGCGGAAGTGAAGATCACCATCCTCGAGGACAAGCTGACCGTCGAGGGTGAACGGAAACGGGAGGAGGAGTTCCGCGAGGAGGACTATTACCGCTCCGAAAGGGTTCATGGATCTTTCCTGAGGAGCATCCAGCTCCCGGCGGACGTCATTGGCGAAAAGGCCTCGGCCGTATACAACGGGGGTGTTCTTACCATCACGGTACCCAAATCACGGAGGCCGGAGGCGAGAGAGATAAAGGTCAGCGTACAGGAGGCGCGGCCTGTCGAGGCACCGGTCAGCGCCAGGCAACGGAGGAAGAAGACATGAAAGAGAAAGTCCAGCAGGCGCTAGAGAAGATCAGGCCCCTTTTGCAGAGGGACGGGGGAGATATCCAGCTTATCGATGTGGTTGACGGCATCGTGAAGGTCAAGCTGCAGGGCGCGTGCGGAAGCTGCCCCATGAGCATGATGACCTTGAAGATGGGCGTGGAGAAACAGCTCAAACAGGAGATCCCGGAGGTGAAAGAGGTCGTTTCCGTTTGACGGGCCCCGCAATGCATGAGTCGAAGGGTGGATCGACGGATCTGAAAGGTCCGGTTCAGAATGTCACCTGAAAAACGTCTGATCATCATTGATGATGAAGTGACGCTTCTTGCCGTGCTGCAGGAATTCCTGCAGCAGTTCGGACTCGAGGTCTTCACCTACCAGAGCATGCCCGACCTTCGCGCGGAGCTCGGGGACAAGAGGCCTCACGCCGTGCTGTGCGACATCGTCCTCCCCGGCATCTCGGGAATAGAGATCCTCAAGGAAATAAAAAAGATCGACCGCCGTATACCCGTTATAATGATGACGGGGTACGCGGAGGAAAGGGAAAGACTTGAATCCCTGAGCAACGGAGCCTACGCGCTGCTCACAAAACCCTTCAAGAGCTTTGAGGAACTCTACCACATCGTGAACAACAGCATGGACCATTACAGGGAGGTACTCAGGACGGAGGATCTGACGGCACAGGTCGAAGAGCGCTTCCGCCGCGAAAAGATCAACATCCTCGAACTCGAGTTCCTCAAGAACCTCCAGCGCATGATAGGCGAGACCGAGGACCCCGTGTTCGTGCTCAGAAACGCGCACACGCTGCTCGGAAGTTTCCTCGATTTCCAGTTTTTCGGTACCATGCTCGTGGGCGGGCAGGAGGCCGATATACACATCTTCCCCGAGACCGGCGGCGATCCGGAACTCCGGCGGTCAATGGTCTCCGCGCTTGCAGGCTGGGGAAACCGGGTGCCCGGACAGATCTCTCCCGGCACCGCGTCGGTGGTCTCGGAGCTCAGGGCCGCAAAACGTCTTTACGGGTATGCCGCGCTATACAGGCAGGAGCCTTTCAACGAAGAGGAGACGTCGATATTCACCCGTTTCTGTTCCCACATAGCCCTCACCCTGGAGAAGATAAGCCTTTTCGAAGAGATCAGGACCCTCTCCCGGCATGATGGGTTGACAGGCGTTTTCAACCATGCCTGCATCGTGGGAGAGCTCGGGGCCGAGATCGAACGGGCGAAACGCTACGACTCCCCCTTTTCGGTCATCCTCTTCGATGTGGACGACTTCAAGCTCATCAATGACCGGTACGGACACCTGGCAGGAGACCAGGTCCTGAAGGGCATCACGCGGACCATGAAGGACAACCTGAGGAACATCGACAGGCTGGGCAGGTACGGCGGAGAGGAGTTTCTTGTCATCCT
This DNA window, taken from Syntrophorhabdus sp., encodes the following:
- a CDS encoding peptide chain release factor-like protein, with amino-acid sequence MTVSARFSVTPEKERSLRERMERLGIEERDIVEKFVRSRGHGGQNVNKTSTCVYLKHVPSGIEVKCQQERSQALNRFLARRILADKIEGIALGSESREQQLREKIRRQKRRRSRRAKEKVLHLKHLTGEKKKARSFRPDRSDYPGDN
- a CDS encoding radical SAM protein — translated: MTDFPSYVRLHEEGVLGDRLEQILGLASPCMLCPRQCMVDRTTGDRGYCQAPYGLYVSSASPHFGEEGPLVGTGGSGTIFMTHCNLRCVFCQNHDISIRGEGVSCSAAALADVMTDLQRKGCHNINLVTPTHYVHQIVRALPSAIEKGLTIPLVYNSGGYDSPEVLRFLDGIFDIYMPDIKFLDTALAARYCHAEDYPSVVWKAVKEMHRQVGDLVVDERGIARRGLIIRHLVMPGAAADTRKVLERIGAELSPDSYVNIMAQYYPCHRASEFPEISRRISMEEFEDAVRYGRSIGLTRASRH
- a CDS encoding Hsp20/alpha crystallin family protein, which produces MWETKFPSLREEMDRVFEEFFGEAGFPTLREADWLPAVDVVERKGEIVVIMDIPAIDPAEVKITILEDKLTVEGERKREEEFREEDYYRSERVHGSFLRSIQLPADVIGEKASAVYNGGVLTITVPKSRRPEAREIKVSVQEARPVEAPVSARQRRKKT
- a CDS encoding NifU family protein; this encodes MKEKVQQALEKIRPLLQRDGGDIQLIDVVDGIVKVKLQGACGSCPMSMMTLKMGVEKQLKQEIPEVKEVVSV
- a CDS encoding diguanylate cyclase; amino-acid sequence: MSPEKRLIIIDDEVTLLAVLQEFLQQFGLEVFTYQSMPDLRAELGDKRPHAVLCDIVLPGISGIEILKEIKKIDRRIPVIMMTGYAEERERLESLSNGAYALLTKPFKSFEELYHIVNNSMDHYREVLRTEDLTAQVEERFRREKINILELEFLKNLQRMIGETEDPVFVLRNAHTLLGSFLDFQFFGTMLVGGQEADIHIFPETGGDPELRRSMVSALAGWGNRVPGQISPGTASVVSELRAAKRLYGYAALYRQEPFNEEETSIFTRFCSHIALTLEKISLFEEIRTLSRHDGLTGVFNHACIVGELGAEIERAKRYDSPFSVILFDVDDFKLINDRYGHLAGDQVLKGITRTMKDNLRNIDRLGRYGGEEFLVILPETDIDKARLVAERLRVAVAGAVIDDGDDRIHVTVSAGLASYTPGRLEKDLIKEADDNLYRAKAEGKNRIYYEDFR